One Epinephelus moara isolate mb chromosome 20, YSFRI_EMoa_1.0, whole genome shotgun sequence genomic window carries:
- the znf609a gene encoding zinc finger protein 609a isoform X2 encodes MESPVSTPAPPPLHLLASIANSDISSPCEQIMVRTRSVAVNTADAALATEPECLGPCEPGTSVNLEGIVWQETEDGMLVVNVTWRNKTYVGTLLDCTRHDWAPPRFCESPTSDVEMRSGRGRGKRMRPSSNTPLNDNSNSSDNKGSGSSKTRGAAANSKGRRGSQTAGGAEDAKASPSSAKRKTKPASDMEPTSSSEDTKASKRMRTNSTGAALPLPGGKSDPLPPPQLDRTCPSPVLIDCPHPNCNKKYKHINGLKYHQARAHNDHDVRLDQDGDSEYGDDPALHPDPASCNGAAISPARSTTPKGRGFDAPSPSPGKLSKGKKKAGEAEPEVTDGGEEAACLTDEASNDGMDDRKAKKMAAGGKPDKLTQKGLKQGRPAAPAAPNAPSPYALQASSPALGSVVQPIPKSPQLKNIQPKPPPLADPASSPTLAKDKKKKDKKKREGGKEGDSPKGKGGRPEEGKSPYSDTSDALLNGSTEAHQSRLASIKAEADKVYSFSDNAPSPSIGVASRMEAGLGPHLNQNGADNASVKTSSPAYSDISDAGEDAEGKAEGLKVKTEPEQAAREGAKKALFPPQAPSKESPYYPNYDSYYSPSYPNPSPGAAPAAPPHVEGAQVKVKKEEEPEVGEEVKLKVESQEERKAEPGPQQPSVIQQRSNMYTQPLYYNQYYVPPYSYSPDQAYHAHLLASNPAYRQQYEERQRQADKKAEGKERESGKEEWKQKASVPPTLSRAPSLTDLGAKGGLNPTKPKEPPPAAEQTKSVIMAKGEDQKAPTAQPEGLKMKLSEAGHHGKEEAKSGVESGRPAGVEPAMWYRQEPDSRLWPYVYPNKYSEAPKLQEEDRWKEERERERDRKGKEERPRPKEGLQKEEAKEGAEGRTQLPPEEHRGGGKEARPPHMQFSSPLAQHQGYMPYMHGPYAYSHGYEPNHPGYRGMPSVMMQNYPGSYLPAGYSFPSYGGKVAAGEEGEKPSRSSPTVKPPSEAKALDLLQQHASQYKSKSPSIQDNKTLHDRERERDRERERDRERDRDREREGDRPRSSPSQRMLPSHHHLGYPLLSGQYDLSYASGLSSSAIVASQQASAPSMYPPARR; translated from the exons gCATGCTGGTTGTTAACGTCACCTGGAGGAACAAGACGTACGTGGGGACGCTGCTGGACTGTACGAGACATGACTGGGCTCCTCCAAG GTTCTGTGAGTCTCCTACCAGTGATGTGGAAATGCGGAGCGGTCGCGGTCGGGGAAAGAGGATGCGTCCCAGCAGCAACACGCCATTGAACGACAACAGCAACTCCTCAGACAACAaaggcagcggcagcagcaagACGCGTGGCGCTGCAGCCAACAGCAAAGGGCGAAGAGGCAGCCAGACGGCCGGCGGTGCAGAGGACGCCAAGGCCAGCCCGTCCTCCGCCAAGAGGAAGACCAAACCTGCCTCAGATATGGAGCCCACCTCCAGCTCGGAGGATACCAAGGCTTCAAAGCGAATGAGAACCAACTCCACCGGCGCCGCACTCCCTCTCCCTGGAGGGAAATCGGACCCCCTTCCCCCGCCACAGCTGGACAGGACCTGCCCCTCCCCCGTACTCATCGACTGCCCTCACCCCAACTGCAACAAGAAGTACAAGCACATCAACGGGCTGAAGTACCACCAGGCTCGAGCCCATAACGACCACGATGTCCGATTGGACCAGGATGGAGACAGTGAATATGGAGATGACCCCGCCCTCCACCCTGACCCCGCCTCCTGCAATGGAGCCGCCATCTCGCCTGCCCGCTCCACTACACCAAAAGGACGAGGCTTTGACGCCCCGTCCCCCTCACCGGGTAAACTGTCAAAGGGGAAGAAGAAGGCGGGAGAGGCTGAGCCTGAAGTGACGGACGGTGGCGAGGAGGCAGCGTGTTTGACAGACGAGGCCAGCAACGACGGGATGGACGACAGGAAGGCCAAGAAAATGGCAGCCGGTGGCAAACCTGATAAACTGACACAGAAAGGCTTGAAGCAGGGTCgtcctgctgcccctgctgccCCCAACGCCCCCTCACCCTACGCCCTGCAGGCGTCCTCCCCTGCTCTGGGCTCAGTGGTACAGCCCATCCCCAAGAGCCCGCAGCTGAAGAACATCCAGCCAAAACCACCTCCGCTGGCCGACCCCGCCTCCAGCCCCACCCTCGCCaaggacaagaagaagaaggacaagaagaagagggagggagggaaggaaggggACAGTCCGAAGGGTAAGGGGGGGAGGCCAGAGGAGGGGAAGAGCCCGTACTCGGACACGTCTGACGCTTTGCTCAACGGCTCCACAGAAGCTCATCAGAGCCGGCTGGCCAGCATCAAGGCCGAGGCCGACAAGGTGTACAGCTTCTCAGACAACGCGCCCAGCCCGTCCATCGGCGTGGCCAGCAGGATGGAGGCTGGTCTCGGGCCTCATCTCAACCAGAACGGAGCCGACAACGCCTCCGTCAAAACCAGCAGCCCCGCCTACTCCGACATCTCTGATGCCGGAGAGGATGCTGAGGGGAAGGCGGAGGGGCTGAAGGTCAAAACAGAGCCTGAGCAGGCGGCTCGCGAAGGGGCCAAGAAGGCGCTGTTCCCCCCGCAGGCTCCCAGCAAGGAATCACCGTACTACCCCAACTATGACTCCTACTACTCTCCCAGCTACCCCAACCCCAGCCCGGGAGCAGCACCTGCAGCGCCGCCTCATGTAGAAGGAGCTCAGGTGAAAgtgaagaaggaggaggagccaGAGGTGGGGGAGGAGGTCAAACTGAAGGTGGAGTctcaggaggagaggaaggcaGAGCCAGGCCCTCAGCAGCCATCAGTCATCCAGCAGCGCTCCAACATGTACACCCAGCCTCTGTACTACAACCAGTACTACGTCCCCCCCTACTCCTACTCACCTGACCAGGCTTACCATGCCCACCTGCTGGCCTCTAACCCCGCCTACCGCCAGCAGTACGAGGAGAGGCAGCGGCAGGCCGACAAGAAGGCCGAGGGTAAAGAGCGGGAGAGTGGGAAAGAGGAGTGGAAGCAGAAAGCCTCAGTGCCCCCCACCCTGTCCAGAGCCCCCAGCCTCACCGACCTGGGCGCCAAGGGGGGGCTGAACCCGACCAAGCCCAAAGAGCCGCCGCCAGCTGCAGAACAGACCAAGTCAGTCATCATGGCGAAGGGAGAGGACCAAAAGGCCCCCACTGCCCAGCCTGAGGGTCTGAAgatgaagctgagtgaagcagGGCATCATGGGAAAGAGGAGGCAAAGTCAGGGGTGGAGTCAGGCAGGCCGGCAGGTGTAGAGCCCGCCATGTGGTACAGACAG GAGCCAGACTCGCGCTTGTGGCCGTACGTCTATCCCAACAAATACTCCGAAGCTCCTAAactgcaggaggaggacaggtgGAAGGAGGAGCGCGAGAGAGAGCGCGACAGGaaagggaaggaggagaggCCGCGGCCGAAGGAAGGCCTCCAGAAAGAGGAGGCGAAGGAGGGGGCGGAGGGCAGGACTCAGCTGCCTCCTGAGGAGCACCGTGGGGGAGGGAAGGAGGCGCGTCCCCCCCACATGCAGTTCTCCTCCCCCCTGGCCCAGCACCAGGGCTACATGCCCTACATGCATGGACCTTACGCCTACAGCCACGGCTATGAGCCCAACCACCCCGGCTACAGAGGCATGCCCTCGGTCATGATGCAGAACTACCCTG GCTCGTACCTGCCGGCCGGTTACTCCTTCCCCTCGTACGGAGGGAAGGTGGcagcaggagaggagggggagaagcCCTCCAGGTCCAGTCCCACGGTGAAGCCGCCCAGCGAGGCCAAAGCTCTGgacctgctgcagcagcacgCCAGCCAGTACAAGAGCAAATCCCCGTCCATCCAAGACAACAAGACGCTGCACGACCGGGAGCGAGAGCGAGACAGGGAGCGGGAGAGAGATCGGGAGCGAGACAGAGACCGGGAGAGAGAGGGCGACCGGCCGCGATCCTCACCGTCCCAACGCATGCTGCCGTCCCATCATCACCTGGGATACCCGCTGCTGTCGGGACAGTACGACCTGTCCTACGCCTCAG GTCTCTCCTCCTCAGCCATCGTCGCCAGTCAGCAAGCGTCCGCCCCGTCCATGTACCCACCTGCACGGAGGTGA